Proteins encoded in a region of the Ralstonia pseudosolanacearum genome:
- a CDS encoding type II toxin-antitoxin system VapC family toxin, whose product MRLLLDTHVFLWATSGDSKLTKAAQAVILNADEVFVSAASIWEISIKAALNKIEADVDALIAEIGAAGFRELPVTAAHAAAVRTLPDIHRDPFDRILVAQAITEPLRLMTVDDNVTKYTELVIRV is encoded by the coding sequence ATGCGCCTGCTTCTTGATACACATGTATTCCTGTGGGCCACATCCGGCGACAGCAAGCTCACGAAAGCGGCTCAAGCGGTGATCTTGAACGCCGATGAAGTCTTTGTGAGCGCGGCAAGTATTTGGGAGATTTCCATCAAGGCCGCGCTCAACAAAATCGAAGCCGATGTTGATGCGCTTATAGCGGAGATCGGTGCAGCAGGGTTTCGAGAACTGCCGGTGACCGCAGCCCACGCCGCCGCCGTGCGCACCCTGCCGGATATTCACCGTGACCCGTTCGACCGAATCCTGGTCGCTCAGGCGATTACCGAGCCGCTGCGCCTGATGACGGTTGACGACAACGTTACGAAGTACACCGAGTTGGTCATCAGGGTTTAG
- a CDS encoding type II toxin-antitoxin system Phd/YefM family antitoxin gives MQTVNIHEAKTHLSKLIEAAAEGEDIVIAKAGKPLVRMVPFAPPKPMRRLGGLKGKIRIAEDFDAPLPGDLMAAFEGR, from the coding sequence ATGCAAACAGTCAACATTCACGAAGCCAAGACGCATTTATCGAAGCTCATCGAGGCCGCCGCCGAGGGCGAAGACATTGTGATTGCCAAGGCGGGGAAGCCGCTTGTGCGCATGGTTCCGTTCGCGCCACCCAAGCCCATGCGCCGCCTTGGCGGCCTGAAAGGGAAAATCCGCATCGCAGAAGATTTTGACGCACCGCTGCCCGGCGACCTGATGGCCGCGTTCGAGGGGCGATAA